A genomic segment from Rhodospirillaceae bacterium encodes:
- a CDS encoding LLM class flavin-dependent oxidoreductase gives MTTSALRFGVFLGPHHALDENPTLALQRDLELIEHLDRLDFDEVWIGEHHSGGFEIIAAPEIFLAAAAERTKRIRLGTGVKTVSFTHPMIIADQMVQLDHMTRGRTMFGAGPGALPTDAYQMGVDPGDQRRRMTEALDAIVPLLEGETVSMETDWFTLKDAKLHLAPYTKPRMEMAVTSVRSPSGALCAGKYGAGLLVLGGISDKALEAQTENWRICQETADANNRTVDRRQWRITVMTHLADTKEQALKDMEYGLQKWVDYSHHVLPASPFPTDVDDPLSWGIENQLLLIGTPDDAIKEIERVQKQTGGFGTFLFFGNNFAPWEATKHSYELAARYVFPHFQNSNTSRQESYDVARAGHSKLQADFKQAVDKASDAYKKSR, from the coding sequence ATGACGACTTCGGCTCTGCGCTTTGGCGTATTTTTAGGTCCCCACCATGCCCTTGATGAAAACCCCACTTTAGCTCTGCAGCGAGACCTAGAACTCATCGAGCACTTGGATCGGCTTGATTTTGATGAGGTTTGGATCGGCGAACACCATTCCGGTGGCTTTGAAATAATCGCCGCCCCAGAAATCTTCCTTGCCGCAGCCGCAGAACGCACCAAGCGCATTCGATTGGGAACCGGCGTTAAAACCGTATCCTTCACCCATCCGATGATTATCGCAGACCAGATGGTGCAATTGGATCACATGACCCGGGGACGCACGATGTTTGGGGCGGGGCCCGGGGCGTTGCCAACTGACGCCTATCAAATGGGCGTAGACCCCGGCGACCAAAGACGCCGCATGACCGAAGCCTTGGATGCCATCGTCCCTCTTTTGGAAGGCGAAACAGTATCGATGGAGACCGATTGGTTCACCCTGAAAGATGCCAAACTTCATCTTGCACCCTATACAAAACCTCGGATGGAGATGGCGGTGACCAGTGTCAGGTCCCCATCGGGGGCTCTGTGTGCGGGCAAATATGGCGCGGGCCTGTTGGTGCTTGGCGGCATTTCAGACAAAGCACTTGAGGCGCAGACTGAGAACTGGCGCATTTGCCAAGAAACAGCCGATGCCAACAACCGCACGGTTGATCGCCGCCAATGGCGCATCACCGTCATGACGCACCTTGCCGACACTAAAGAACAAGCCCTCAAGGATATGGAATATGGCCTGCAAAAGTGGGTGGATTACTCCCATCACGTACTCCCAGCCTCGCCCTTTCCAACCGATGTTGACGATCCGCTATCGTGGGGCATTGAGAACCAATTGCTTTTGATTGGCACCCCTGATGACGCCATTAAGGAGATCGAACGCGTACAAAAACAAACCGGCGGATTTGGAACCTTTTTGTTCTTCGGCAACAACTTCGCCCCCTGGGAAGCGACCAAACACAGTTACGAACTGGCAGCGAGGTACGTCTTCCCACATTTCCAGAACAGCAACACCTCAAGACAAGAAAGTTACGATGTCGCCCGCGCCGGTCACAGTAAATTGCAGGCTGATTTCAAGCAGGCGGTCGATAAGGCCTCTGATGCCTATAAAAAATCAAGGTAA
- a CDS encoding SlyX family protein — protein sequence MNDADERIADLESHIAHQEATIRDLSDIVTKQWETVDELVAKVERLKDRLLALEEEVKSSPVKDDVPPPHY from the coding sequence ATGAATGACGCAGACGAACGTATAGCCGACCTGGAATCCCACATTGCCCATCAGGAGGCAACGATTAGGGATTTAAGTGATATTGTGACTAAGCAGTGGGAGACAGTTGATGAGCTGGTCGCAAAGGTGGAACGACTTAAAGATCGTCTGTTGGCCCTTGAGGAAGAGGTGAAATCTTCGCCAGTTAAGGATGATGTGCCGCCGCCGCATTATTGA
- a CDS encoding cupin: protein MSVQLKETNQDHDYEPAEFTILFEDDKTKITSWRFDPGTETGWHHHTFDYVTIQKSGGRLKLESDDGAVRFVDYVMDRAAAYTAPIKHNATNVSDEEVRVIEIEYKK, encoded by the coding sequence ATGTCAGTTCAGCTGAAAGAAACAAACCAAGACCACGACTATGAACCTGCTGAGTTCACGATTTTGTTCGAGGATGACAAAACCAAAATTACGTCTTGGCGGTTCGATCCTGGCACAGAAACCGGCTGGCACCATCATACATTTGACTATGTGACGATCCAGAAGTCGGGCGGCAGGCTGAAGCTGGAAAGCGACGATGGCGCGGTCCGGTTTGTTGACTACGTGATGGACCGCGCGGCGGCCTATACCGCGCCAATCAAGCACAATGCCACCAACGTAAGCGATGAAGAAGTTCGAGTTATCGAGATTGAATACAAAAAATAG